ATATTTTTTTTTAGCCCCCTTTCGTAAGTTTGATCTGAACAATGTGGGATTTAAACATCAAGAGAGCTATCATGAAGAAGTGAAAGAACCTACGTTTGATCTGAACAATGTGGGATTTAAACAAATTCCGATTGAATGGGACGCACAAAACAACAAAGTTTGATCTGAACAATGTGGGATTTAAACTTTTAGTGGCGGGCTTGCGAAATTCTTAATTTTCTAGTTTGATCTGAACAATGTGGGATTTAAACGCAATAACTTATTGACTATGTTGTCAACCTCTACAAGTTTGATCTGAACAATGTGGGATTTAAACTTCTCCGTATGATGTATATAGGGCATATCTTCTTCATGTTTGATCTGAACAATGTGGGATTTAAACTTTGGTGTAGTTTGTTTATTTCTGGTATAACTGCAAGGTTTGATCTGAACAATGTGGGATTTAAACTCTTCCGAAACCGAGGTAATACAAGCGGGGACAAAAGGTTTGATCTGAACAATGTGGGATTTAAACAAGAAAATAGTTGACAAAGTTTTTTAAACGTGATAAGTTTGATCTGAACAATGTGGGATTTAAACTCTAAATGGGATAACGGGATTTCTTTTGTAGACAGTGGTTTGATCTGAACAATGTGGGATTTAAACCAGCAAATAAGTGGGGCTACTAACTCTTCTGCTCTTGTTTGATCTGAACAATGTGGGATTTAAACGTAGAGAGAGAGATATGGGACAGGTGGTATCAGAAGTGTTTGATCTGAACAATGTGGGATTTAAACGATCTCTCTTGCTACTGAGAAAGAGATATCTCCTCGCGTTTGATCTGAACAATGTGGGATTTAAACGCAGAAGAAGGTACCAAACCCTCGAGTAAAAATCCAAAGTTTGATCTGAACAATGTGGGATTTAAACAGAAATATAGAGAGGGTAAGAGTAATAGCAACTGCAGTTTGATCTGAACAATGTGGGATTTAAACTAAAAATTAAACGGGAGGTGTTAGTATGGATATTAGAAAGTTTGATCTGAACAATGTGGGATTTAAACAATTGAGAAGTTTAAGGAAAAGCACAGAATTGAGAAAGTTTGATCTGAACAATGTGGGATTTAAACCTTGGCATCTCCTGCTCTTGCTATTCCTGCTTGCCAAGTTTGATCTGAACAATGTGGGATTTAAACTTCTCTGGAGTTATTTCTCCTTGAGGAGCTATAGTTGTTTGATCTGAACAATGTGGGATTTAAACGGCATAGTATATGTAACTGTATCTTGATATACTCTTGTTTGATCTGAACAATGTGGGATTTAAACGATCTTGCTAAGGAGGTGTTTAAAGGTGAAGGTCAAAGGTTTGATCTGAACAATGTGGGATTTAAACAGAGAGAGACGCTGCTGGAATTTGCGCAGGATATACGAGTTTGATCTGAACAATGTGGGATTTAAACAAAGAAAACGTTTTTCTGTGTCCCATGTGCACGCAATGTTTGATCTGAACAATGTGGGATTTAAACAATTTCTCTATTGCCTGCAGGCAAATCTGATAAAGTTTGATCTGAACAATGTGGGATTTAAACAAAGATGGAGTTATGGATTTAAGTTCTAATGCCTTTGTTTGATCTGAACAATGTGGGATTTAAACCTTTTTGCTTGGGTAGTTGCTAAAAGAACAGAAGGAGAGTTTGATCTGAACAATGTGGGATTTAAACTGGAATTACAGACTCCAGAGGAGACGCAGCAATGCTGTTTGATCTGAACAATGTGGGATTTAAACAAGCATAATGCAGAGGTGGGAGGAGTACCAAACTCATGTTTGATCTGAACAATGTGGGATTTAAACTTTTATCAGATTTGCCCGCAGGCAATAGAGAAATTTGTTTGATCTGAACAATGTGGGATTTAAACAAGAAAATAGTTGACAAAGTTTTTTAAACGTGATAAGTTTGATCTGAACAATGTGGGATTTAAACTTTCCCTTCTCTGAATACAAGCCAAGAATTCCAAGCGTTTGATCTGAACAATGTGGGATTTAAACTTTTTTACGTTTAGAATGTAATTGTCAGTGTCAAATGTTTGATCTGAACAATGTGGGATTTAAACAAAGGGTGTTTCTGGGACTACGTAGAGGGTGAGGAAAGTTTGATCTGAACAATGTGGGATTTAAACCGCAGGAGATTTTTCATGTTGGATACCCAAGACCGAGGTTTGATCTGAACAATGTGGGATTTAAACAAAACAAAACAAGGATATAATACACAGTCACAGACGGTTTGATCTGAACAATGTGGGATTTAAACTCGATTAGTATTGAAAACTATCTGAAAGGAGAAAAGGGTTTGATCTGAACAATGTGGGATTTAAACGTTGTAAAGGAGAATGAGGATATGTATATAAATGTATAGTTTGATCTGAACAATGTGGGATTTAAACAGGTAGAAAGGGAGACATTAATAGAGTTTGCGGAAGGTTTGATCTGAACAATGTGGGATTTAAACACGGATGTTCTTGTCTGCATACTGGACAAATAAATGTTTGATCTGAACAATGTGGGATTTAAACATCTTTGTAGCTATCTACGTATTAGTTAGAATGGAGAGTTTGATCTGAACAATGTGGGATTTAAACAGTTATCACATCAAAATAAAATGACTAAATCGTGAAATTTTCTACCCTTATAGGCGAGCTACAAGGCACGTGCCTAATCTAATTTTAAAACGTTCTAATCTTAAAAGTGAAACTTTTAAATTCTTCGAAATTTTGAGGAAAAATGAGAAAACTTTGTTTGATCTGAACAATGTGGGATTTAAACTCATAAAAAACCACTTATCTACTTCTGTTACCCTATGTTTGATCTGAACAATGTGGGATTTAAACCCGGTAGATCTCTGCACTTTTGCATTGTGTAATGCAGTGTTTGATCTGAACAATGTGGGATTTAAACTGGTTCACAGAATAATACTTTTCCTTTATACATCTTGTTTGATCTGAACAATGTGGGATTTAAACTGCTATAGGTAGTATGTAGTTTATTAATGCTTGAGTAGTTTGATCTGAACAATGTGGGATTTAAACGTAGAAACTTGCGCTAAAATAGCACCACGAAGGTCGCTCGTTTGATCTGAACAATGTGGGATTTAAACGTTGAAGGAGCAAGCATTATACAAAAAGAAGAGAAAGTTTGATCTGAACAATGTGGGATTTAAACTTCGCACTTCCCTTTATTCCCGTCCATAACCAGTTCGCGTTTGATCTGAACAATGTGGGATTTAAACTCGTTTAGTATTGAAAACTATCTGAAAGGAGAAAAGGTTTGATCTGAACAATGTGGGATTTAAACTTAGATCTTTTATTTCTTCACCTTCGACATAGCTCGTTTGATCTGAACAATGTGGGATTTAAACCCTTACAACGGGGTCTGTTATTTCAAATATTTCGTCAGTTTGATCTGAACAATGTGGGATTTAAACTATAGCCTAAGTGGTTCCCATAGGTAGAATCTATTCTCGTTTGATCTGAACAATGTGGGATTTAAACAACAGTTATACCTTCTACAGCTAATATCTTCGCTACGTGTTTGATCTGAACAATGTGGGATTTAAACTTCTAACACAATAATCCACTCTATCTTGTCTAAAGAGTTTGATCTGAACAATGTGGGATTTAAACCTTCAGCTGTCTTAGCTGTCCCACTTGTTTTTGAAGTGTTTGATCTGAACAATGTGGGATTTAAACTTTGAGAGTAGGGGGCGGGCTATCTTGCCAGCCACTGGTTTGATCTGAACAATGTGGGATTTAAACCCTTCAATAGGGGCTTCATTTACTATCTTTCTCCAGTTTGATCTGAACAATGTGGGATTTAAACAATTTTTAAAATTTTCAGTCCTTAATAAAAACTATAGTATTGTTTGATCTGAACAATGTGGGATTTAAACCACTATGAAGAAAAACTTCTGGAAGAAAGAAGTGGCAGTTTGATCTGAACAATGTGGGATTTAAACGAAGATTTAATAAAAAAGATAGATGAAAGAGGTTATGAGTTTGATCTGAACAATGTGGGATTTAAACAATCTTGAATGTAGGTTTAAATTCAAAGAATTCCTGTTTGATCTGAACAATGTGGGATTTAAATTTAGAAAGGAGGTTTAAAGTGGTATGGCAGGAGTTGAGTATATGCTTCATCTTATTTGGGAAGAGCTTAAGGAGATTAATAAGAATTTGAAAATTATAGCAAAGGTTATGGCGATTGAAGCTGTGAAGAAGTATCCAGAGCTGAAGGATGAAATACTTAAGGATAATTAGCTATTTTATCTCCATTTTTTTATTAAGGAGATAAGATATCAAAGCTATGAAAAAGATAAATGTAAAGATGTTGTATAAAATTACTGCTATATTAAACTCAATTCTTGATGCAGATACATAGCTTTCTATACTGATATTTCCATTCACTTGATATATTTTTTCAAAATCATAACCAGGTATGGAAAAGGGCAATTTGTAGGGGAAAATTTGAGCCAACCTATTTTCCACCGAATCTGAGAATATCATATAGAGACTACTTAGTAGGTAACAAGAAAATTTTAAAAATCTGTCTTCATAGGGAAGTTTTGAGGAAACAACATAAAGAGAGATAATAAGAAAAATGATTAAAAAAGAAAGAGGGAATAAAAATATACTTATGATTCCTCCTTGTTTGAAAAGATAAAAAATGAAATCTTGGGGAACTTTCGTGTTAATTGACATACTCAAGATAGTCATTAAAAACAGGTTAAATAAAGTAAGAAATAAAAGCTCAATAAGGAGGATAATAAGGTTTTTGTATAAAAGTAAAGATGGCTTTATAGGGAGAGAAAAACTTAAGTAGTTTAGGTCCTCAGAAGCCATAAATCTAATATTAATGATGAGAGAAACAACTATTGATATAGAAAAAGCTAAGAATGAGAAATTAAAAATTCCTTCTAAAATTGTCATATCTTTTTTAGAAACTGAGGTTAAAAAGATAAGGGAAAGGTAAACTCCTAATAATATAAGTATAAAAATTAGATAATACTTTTTTCTTCCTAATAAGCTATATTTTAAAAGATTCCACATAGTCTTTCCTCCTCAAATTTTTATTAGAATATGTCTTTAAATAGGTCATTTATTGACTTACTATTTTTCTCTCTTAGATTTTCAGTATTTTCATCCAAAATAATCTCTCCATTGGAGATAAAGATGGTTCTATCCGCAATATTTTCTATTTCTCCAATAAGATGGGTAGAAATTATCATAAGGCTATCTTCTCTATAACTTCTTAGAAGAGTTGTAATAATTTTATCTCTTGTAGAAGGGTCCATGCCTCCTAATGGTTCATCTAATAGATATATTTTGGCTTTTCTTGATAAGCCTAAGCCAAGTAGGGTTTTTTCAAGCTCTCCCCTTGAAAGTTCCCTTAACTTTTTATCTTCTTTCAAGTTAAAGAAATTCATCATGTCCAAAAACTTATTTTCCTGAAAATCCAGGAAAAAGTCTTTGTAAAAATGGAATGCATCTTTTATACTCATCCAGAGTGGAAGAATGTTTCTATCTGGCAAGAAAGAGACTATTGATTTTGTATATACTCCCACATCCCTCCCATCTATTTTTATAATCCCCTCCGATGGCTTTAGAAGTCCTGCAATTAGCTTTAGGAAGGTTGTTTTACCACTCCCATTTGGACCATAAAGACCAATGATCTCACCTAAATCTGCTGATAAGGATATTCCCTTCAAAACCAACCTTTTGCCAAAATCCTTTTTCAGGTTTTTAACCTCAAGAATTGCCATTTTTCTCCTCCTCTAAAAAGGAAGTTAACAACTTAAACATCTCCTCCTTTGAAAAATTAAGGTCCTTCATCTCTTTTACAAATCTTTCTAAAATCTCTTTTGCCATTGCCTCTCTAAGTCCCAAAATCTTATTTTCATCTTCAACAACAAAAGAGCCTGTACCTCTCAAGGTATAGATAATGCCTTCCCTTTCCAACTCCTGATAGGCTTTTTGCACAGTATTAGGATTTACCTTTAACTCTTCCGCCAAATCTCTAACAGAAGGCAATTTATCTCCCCTTTTTATTTTTCCTTTAACTATCTCCTTCTTTATAAGGTCAATAATTTGTATATAAATGGGAATTTTTTCATCAAATTCTATAACTTTTCACCTTCCTTTTGTCTTACTGTATTAGTTACATAATACACTTCAACAAGAAACTTGTCAAGAAAGTCTTTCCATATTTCATAATTTCTCATACTTGACATTAATGGTATATTACTGTATTATATGACTAATACAGTAAGACAATAGGAGGTGTAGATTGTGAGTGAGGAAATGATTAGGGTGGAGAATGTATACAAGTACTACTTAATGGGCAAAGAAAAGTTCTATGCCCTAAGGAATATTAATTTAAAGATTAAAAGAGGAGAATTTGTTGCCATAATTGGTCCATCGGGTTCAGGAAAATCAACCCTTTTAAACATTATTGGAGGATTGGATTGTCCATCAGAAGGGAAGGTTTTTGTGGAAAATCAAGATATTTTTAAGTTTAATGATAAGAAGATTTCAGAGTATAGGCTAAATAAAATAGGTTTTGTTTTTCAGTTTTTCTATTTAGAACCAAATTACACTGTTTATGAGAATGTGGTGATCCCTTTGATTTTTTCCAGGAAGAATAGTAGGGAGAAAAGGGTTAAGGAGATTTTAGAAAAGGTAGGATTATCTCAAAAAATAAAAAATAGAGCCGTAGAGCTTTCAGGAGGAGAAAGGCAAAGAGTTGCAATTGCAAGAGCAATTATAAATGATCCTAATATTCTTCTTTGTGATGAACCAACTGGAAACTTAGACTCAAAAACAGGTCTTTCTATTATTCAGCTTTTAAAAGAGTTGAATAAAGAGGGGAAAACTGTTGTTATGGTGACCCACAATTTAGAATATATTCCTTTTGCAAATAGAGTAATAACTTTAAGAGATGGAGAGATAAAGGAGGAGATAAGAAATGAAAATAATTGATTTTATCAAGATGGCATTTCTAAATCTTAAAAAGAGAAGATTAAGAACTATTTTAAATGTACTCGCTATCTCAATTGGTACCATGCTAATATTGGTTATGATAGGGCTTGGAATGGGAACCCAAAACCTTTTATATAGTGAGCTAAAAAAGTATGACCTACTTAACCAGATCTATGTTTCTCCATTAGAAGAGGTACAAAATGTGCAAATTTCTGTAGGTTCTTCAAGGGGAGAAAATAAAAAGGATTTCAAAAAGATCATCACTGATAAAGATCTTGAAAGGATGAAGGATATAAATGGAGTAGAAGAAGTAACAGGAGATGTTAAATTGATGATAGATGAGGCAAAAGTTGAGAATAAAGGTACATTTTTTACTGCTTTTTTTTGTCATGGGAGCAAGTTTTAATACTAAATATCTTACCTCTCTTAAAAAATATGAAGATTACATAAATAGTGATGATAATGTGGCAATATTAGGGGCTAAAGTTTTTGAATCCCTCGTTAAAGAGCCAAAAACCTTAGTAGGAAAATATGTGGAGATTACCATATCAAATGTGAAAAATCCAGAGGCAAAAACCAAAGAGAAGTTTAAGATAGTAGGTATAATAGAAGGAAATTCTATTTATGAAAATTACATTATTTTACCTTTCAAACAAACCTTAAAGCTAAAAGATTTTAATGAAGGTGTTAAAGATTACTTTTATAAATTTGGATATGATGAGGCTATAGTTAAGACTAAAAGTTTTGAATATACGCAGGATGTAGCTGGCAAAATTAAGGACATGGGATATACTGTTCAGACCCTTGAGGATGCCTTAAAAGAGCTTAATAAATATTTCTCCATATTTAAACTTATATTAGGAAGTGTTGGAGGGATTGTTCTTTTTGTTGCGTCCATAGGGGTTTTGAATACAATGCTTATGGCAATGTATGAAAGAATTAAGTTTATTGGTATTTTGAGGGCTCTTGGGGCATCAAGAAAAGATATTAGGAATATATTTCTTGTGGAATCAGGAACTATAGGCTTCTTGGGAGGAGTAGTTGGAGTTCTTGTGGGCTCAATTTTAAATAGCGGTATTAATCTTCTTATCAATCACCTTGTAATTAAAGAAGCAAGTAAACCCATTACTATATTCTATACTTCTTTCCATTTGGCTTTCCTAATAATAGTTTTTTCAGTGTTATTGGCATCCTTTGCAGGGCTATACCCAGCCCTAAGAGCAAGCAGGCTTGATCCCGTTGAGGCATTAAGATACGAATAAGAGGGGGAGAAATCCCTCTCTTAATTTAAAAAATTTTTCCAGGATTCATTATTCCGTTTGGATCAAATACTTTCTTTAATTCTTTCATTAGTAAAATTTCTTTTTTCTTTGAAAGATGTAAGGCTTTCTTCTTTACAAAACCAATTCCATGTTCTCCGCTAACTGCTCCTCCTAATTCTTGAGCTACAATAGATATTTCATCTAAAATTTTTTCCTGAAGAGGTTGCCATTCTTCAGGGGATATATCCTTTGGTTTTATGGGAGCGGAGTGAATGTTTCCATCTCCTGCATGAGCCACATTATATATTTCCACCTTATATTTCTTTCCTATTTCTCTTATTCTTTTTAGCATTTCAGGAATAAGAGATGTAGGAACTACAGCGTCTCCCAAGACCACATATGGATCTACTGCTTTTATTGCCTCTAAATAATTTCTTCTAATTCTCCAAAGTTTCTCACTAGCAAAAGGATTTTCTGCCACAAAAACCTCCAATGCTCCTTCTTTTAAACATGCTTCTCCCGCTCTTATGTATGCTTCTTCTAACTGATTTTTGTTATTTCCATCAAATTGGATAATAAGATAAGCTTCTGCTCTATCTTGATATTCCCATTTCTCCTTTGTATATATACTTGCAAGATAGTAAGATCCTTGGTCTAAAAATTCTATAGCGCATGGTAGGACTTTACTTTCTGATATAATTTTGGGAACTGTATAAATAGCGGATTCTACAGTAGGGAATGGAACAAGAAGGTCCACAGTATATGGAGGAAGAGGAATAAGGTTAACAATAATTTTAGTGAAAATTCCAAGAGTTCCTTCAGAACCTACAAATAAATTCAAAAGATTATACCCACTGGAATCTTTTCTTCTTTTTCCTCCAACATTTATTATTTCTCCTGATGGAAGAACCACCTCGAGCCCAAGTATATGATGCCCTGTATTCCCATATTTTATTACTTTACTTCCTCCAGCATTCGTAGCAACATTTCCTCCTAAAAAGCTTGTTTCTACACTCATAGGATATCCAGGATAAAATAATCCTTCTTCTGCTACTTTTCTGCAGAGGTCATTGGTCACCACTCCTGGCTCAGAAGTAGCGGTGAGATTTATTTTATCTATCTCTAATATTTGATTCATCTTTTCAAGAGATATTAAAATTCCACCATATAGAGGTATTGCACCACCAGCCAAACCGCTTCCTGCTCCCCTTGGAGTTACAGGAATAATATTTTCGTTGGCAAGCTTTAATATTCTTGAAATTTCTTCGGTAGATTCGGGTCTCACTACTACCTCAGGAAGATGAGCATAAAACTTTCCTGACTCATCCTGAGCATATCTTTCCAAGTCTTCATAATTTATTAAAACATCATTATCTCCACAGATATTTATAAGTTCATCAATAATTCTCTCATCTACCTTTTTAAACATTCCCTTTCCTCTCCTCTAATTTTTTCTTTAAAATGGGGAGAATTTCCAAGGCATCCCCTACAATTCCTAAATCTGATACTTGAAATATGGGAGCATCAGGATCTTTATTTATGGCAATGATATTCTCAGAATTTATCATTCCTGCAAGATGCTGGACAGCTCCTGATATTCCTACTGCGATATAAACTTTAGGATTTACTGTTTTTCCACTTAATCCTACCTGATGAGAATATTCTATCCATCCCATATCTACTACTGAGCGGGAAGCACCTACCGTCCCCCCCAAAAGATGAGCAATGTCAAATAGAAGAGAAAAATTTTGAGGATTTTTTAACCCCTTTCCTCCAGAAATAATAATTTCAGCCTCACTTAGAGAAATCTCCTCTTCCCTTTTTTTGAAATCTATTCTCTTAGCTCTTGGCGAAAATTCATCATTGATATTATGGATAGTTATCTCTCCTTTTCTTTTTTCATCCCTTGGAAGAGGCTTTTTTCCTTTAGGTCTAACAGTTGCCATTTGAGGTTTATGTTCTGGAGTTTTTATAGTGGCAAGAACATTTCCCCCAATAGCAGGTCTTGTCTGGAGAAGAAGTCCTGTACCTTCCTCTATATCTAAATGGGTGCAGTCCGCAGTAAGTCCTGTTTTTAATTTTCCTGCAAGATAAGGCATTAGGGTTCTTCCCTGAGTGGTAGCACTTGCTAAAATAGTTTCAGGATTTCTCTTTTTTATAAAAGGAATTAGAACTTTGGCATAATTCTCTACATTGAAAATTTCCAATTCTTTGTTTTTAAAAAATTCCACTTTATCTGCACCATGGAAGATTATTTCGTTTAATTGATCCTCCAAATTGTTTCCTAAAACTAAAGCGGAAAGAGTACCCTTTAATTTGTCTGCAAGATCTCTTCCCCAAGCCAACAACTCGTAGGTTACAGGATGAATTTTATCTTCTCTCACTTCTGAGATTATAAATATATCTCTCATAAAATCCCTCTCTCTTCCAAGAATTTTATAATAATATCTACAGCCTTTTCAGGGTCCTTTTCTTTAATCTTTATCCCTTGCCTTGAAAGCTTTGGATAGAATATTTTCACTACCCTTGTAGGAGATCCTAAAAGTCCCACTTCTTTTTCTGAAAGTTCTAAATCTTTAAGGCTTATTATTGGAATATCTGTTTCTCTTGCTTTTATTTTACCAGCCAATGTGGGAAGTCTTGGCTCTGAGATTGCTTTTATCACTGAGATTACGCAGGGCAATGAAGATAAGACCAATTCCTTTCCTTCTTCTATTTCTCTCTCTACAATAATATAATCCTTTCCTATTTCAATAATTTTGCTTACATAGGTTAATACTGGAAGATCTAATTGAGCGGCAAGGCTTGGTCCTACCTGTCCTGTTTCTCCATCAGTTGCCCTTTCACCTGTAAAGATGATAGAAAAATTTCCCAATTTTTTTATAAAACTTGAAAGAGTATAAGATGTTGCCCAAGTATCTGCGCCTGCAAAAGCTTTATCTGAGAGAAGGTATCCTTTATCACATCCCATAGAAATTGCCTCTTTTATTGCTTCTTTTGCCTTTGGAGGTCCCATGGAAACAACTACAATTTCTGTCTCTTCTTTTACTTTTTCTTTAACCTGCAAGCTTGCTTCTATGGCATATAAATCTAAAGGGTTTATAACTGCCTCTACCTCTTCCCTTTTCATAGTTCCTGTTTCTTCATCCATTTTTACTTTATCTGTTGCCGGAACCTGTTTAACAAGAACTGCAATCCTCACAATTTCACTCCTCTCTTATTCCTCTCTTATTTTCAATATTTTATCACATATTTCCAAAGTTATATCTACTAAAAGGGGATCAAAGTGAGTTCCTTTGCATCTTAAA
The window above is part of the Dictyoglomus sp. NZ13-RE01 genome. Proteins encoded here:
- a CDS encoding electron transfer flavoprotein subunit beta — encoded protein: MRIAVLVKQVPATDKVKMDEETGTMKREEVEAVINPLDLYAIEASLQVKEKVKEETEIVVVSMGPPKAKEAIKEAISMGCDKGYLLSDKAFAGADTWATSYTLSSFIKKLGNFSIIFTGERATDGETGQVGPSLAAQLDLPVLTYVSKIIEIGKDYIIVEREIEEGKELVLSSLPCVISVIKAISEPRLPTLAGKIKARETDIPIISLKDLELSEKEVGLLGSPTRVVKIFYPKLSRQGIKIKEKDPEKAVDIIIKFLEERGIL
- a CDS encoding GntR family transcriptional regulator, with the translated sequence MEFDEKIPIYIQIIDLIKKEIVKGKIKRGDKLPSVRDLAEELKVNPNTVQKAYQELEREGIIYTLRGTGSFVVEDENKILGLREAMAKEILERFVKEMKDLNFSKEEMFKLLTSFLEEEKNGNS
- a CDS encoding electron transfer flavoprotein subunit alpha yields the protein MRDIFIISEVREDKIHPVTYELLAWGRDLADKLKGTLSALVLGNNLEDQLNEIIFHGADKVEFFKNKELEIFNVENYAKVLIPFIKKRNPETILASATTQGRTLMPYLAGKLKTGLTADCTHLDIEEGTGLLLQTRPAIGGNVLATIKTPEHKPQMATVRPKGKKPLPRDEKRKGEITIHNINDEFSPRAKRIDFKKREEEISLSEAEIIISGGKGLKNPQNFSLLFDIAHLLGGTVGASRSVVDMGWIEYSHQVGLSGKTVNPKVYIAVGISGAVQHLAGMINSENIIAINKDPDAPIFQVSDLGIVGDALEILPILKKKLEERKGNV
- a CDS encoding FAD-binding oxidoreductase, translated to MFKKVDERIIDELINICGDNDVLINYEDLERYAQDESGKFYAHLPEVVVRPESTEEISRILKLANENIIPVTPRGAGSGLAGGAIPLYGGILISLEKMNQILEIDKINLTATSEPGVVTNDLCRKVAEEGLFYPGYPMSVETSFLGGNVATNAGGSKVIKYGNTGHHILGLEVVLPSGEIINVGGKRRKDSSGYNLLNLFVGSEGTLGIFTKIIVNLIPLPPYTVDLLVPFPTVESAIYTVPKIISESKVLPCAIEFLDQGSYYLASIYTKEKWEYQDRAEAYLIIQFDGNNKNQLEEAYIRAGEACLKEGALEVFVAENPFASEKLWRIRRNYLEAIKAVDPYVVLGDAVVPTSLIPEMLKRIREIGKKYKVEIYNVAHAGDGNIHSAPIKPKDISPEEWQPLQEKILDEISIVAQELGGAVSGEHGIGFVKKKALHLSKKKEILLMKELKKVFDPNGIMNPGKIF
- a CDS encoding ABC transporter ATP-binding protein, which translates into the protein MIRVENVYKYYLMGKEKFYALRNINLKIKRGEFVAIIGPSGSGKSTLLNIIGGLDCPSEGKVFVENQDIFKFNDKKISEYRLNKIGFVFQFFYLEPNYTVYENVVIPLIFSRKNSREKRVKEILEKVGLSQKIKNRAVELSGGERQRVAIARAIINDPNILLCDEPTGNLDSKTGLSIIQLLKELNKEGKTVVMVTHNLEYIPFANRVITLRDGEIKEEIRNENN
- a CDS encoding multidrug ABC transporter ATP-binding protein is translated as MAILEVKNLKKDFGKRLVLKGISLSADLGEIIGLYGPNGSGKTTFLKLIAGLLKPSEGIIKIDGRDVGVYTKSIVSFLPDRNILPLWMSIKDAFHFYKDFFLDFQENKFLDMMNFFNLKEDKKLRELSRGELEKTLLGLGLSRKAKIYLLDEPLGGMDPSTRDKIITTLLRSYREDSLMIISTHLIGEIENIADRTIFISNGEIILDENTENLREKNSKSINDLFKDIF